TATAGTTAATATCAAAGAACCATCCGGTACGTTTGTACCGGATGGTTAAATATAAGAGAGGGGTTAAACTTATGGCAAAATTGGGTATTTCCGTTTATCCGGAACATTCTACCGAAGAAAAGGACATGGATTATATCAGAAAGGCAGGGAAATTGGGGTATAAGAGAATCTTTACCTGCCTCTTAAGCGTGGAGGAAAGCAGGGAAGAGGTAATCGGCCGTTTTCGGAGACTGGCGGATGAAGCTCACGCCTGCGGTATGGAGGTCATACCGGATGTGAGCCCTGCCGTATTCTCCCGGCTGGGAATCTCCTACGAGAACTTATCCGTATTTCAGGAAATGCATGTGGATGGCATCCGTCTGGACGAAGGTTTTGACGGTATGAAAGAAAGTCTTATGACTTATAACTCCCAGGGGCTTAAGATAGAGCTCAATGCAAGCACCAAGCTGGCGTATGTGGAGAATGTCATAGACCACCATCCGGATCGTGACAAGCTGATTACCTGCCACAATTTTTATCCGCAGAAGTATACAGGATTGAGCCTTAAACAATTTAATACCTGTAATGATAAGATGAAATCACTTGGGCTTAAGGTAGCAGCCTTTGTGTCCAGCAACGCGCCAGGAGCATACGGTCCTTGGCCTGTAAACGAAGGACTGTGTACTCTGGAGTTGCACCGTGGCCTTCCGATTGATTTTCAGGTGCGCCATCTGCTTGCTACCGGTATGATAGATGATGTGCTTATCGCCAATGCCTATGCTACTGATGAGGAACTCAAGGCTTGCGCCGACTTAAATACCAGCATTCTGACCTTTGGTATTCAATTGGAGAAAGAACTGACTCAGACCGAGCACCAGATCCTGGATTATGAACTCCGTCATGTGGTAAGAGGTGATTTGAACGACTATATGATCCGTTCCTCCGGCCCAAGAGTCACTTTTGCAGACCGGTCAATTCCTGCCGCCAATACCAGAGACTTAAAACCCGGCGATGTGGTTATATTAAATGATGGCTATCCCAAATATAAGGGAGAACTGCAAATCGTTACCAAAGACATGCCAAATGACGGCCGCAAGAACGTGATCGGTCATCTTCCTGAGTATGAACATGTTCTGCTGGATTACGCAAATCCATGGACGGTATTTGCATTCTGCATCCTCTAAACAAGGGATTTTACGGAAGAACAAAGCAAGAAAGGGAGTATTTTGACATGCAGAATCAAAGACAGGAGCAGCTGCTTACCATATTATCAGAGCTGGGAGACTGGATAACCAGCCGACGCCTGGCTGTTCTACTGCAGGTGTCGGACCGTACCATACGCTCTGATGTAGAATCCATTAACAGAAACATGACCCCGCCTCCCATAGAGTCGAATGTGCGGCGGGGTTACCGAATCTGTGAAAATGCCAGTCTGTCGCCTTTGCCGCCAAAAGAATCCAGGGGGACGGATATTCCCCAGACTCCGGGTGCCCGCTGCGCATATATGATTCAGAAGCTGTTATTCGAGGTGAAGGAACTGAACCTTACCCTTCTCCAGAGCCAGATCTATGTCAGCGGAGCCTCCATTGACAATGACTTAAAGCGTATACGCAAGATGCTGGAGCCCTATCCCGGTTTAAGGCTGGTCCGCAATAAGGAATGCATATCCTTAAAGGGGGATGAGGCCGGTAAACGGCGGTTTTACAGGGATTTACTGATGGCCGAGGTACAGGAGAATTTCCTCAACTTAAATATGCTGGCCAATCTATACAAAAGCTTCAACTTAATTGAGGTAAAGGACATATTCGTGGATGTACTGAAGGAATACGATTATTCCATTCATGAATCCATGTTTCCCATGCTGATCCTGCACGCCGGCACCAGCATTGAGAGAATGAACTGCGCCAAC
This genomic stretch from Lacrimispora sphenoides harbors:
- a CDS encoding DUF871 domain-containing protein translates to MAKLGISVYPEHSTEEKDMDYIRKAGKLGYKRIFTCLLSVEESREEVIGRFRRLADEAHACGMEVIPDVSPAVFSRLGISYENLSVFQEMHVDGIRLDEGFDGMKESLMTYNSQGLKIELNASTKLAYVENVIDHHPDRDKLITCHNFYPQKYTGLSLKQFNTCNDKMKSLGLKVAAFVSSNAPGAYGPWPVNEGLCTLELHRGLPIDFQVRHLLATGMIDDVLIANAYATDEELKACADLNTSILTFGIQLEKELTQTEHQILDYELRHVVRGDLNDYMIRSSGPRVTFADRSIPAANTRDLKPGDVVILNDGYPKYKGELQIVTKDMPNDGRKNVIGHLPEYEHVLLDYANPWTVFAFCIL